The Candidatus Neomarinimicrobiota bacterium genomic sequence TTTTAAGAAGCGCATGCGTTCCTTCCTTCAACCTTTATAGCATGGGGGCGACATTTACCCTATATCGTTGTCTACCAAAGCGTTCCCAGAAAATCTCCGCCAGGATTTCAGCGACGGCCTGATAGTACATATAAGGTATTTCATCTCCGATCTCACAGGTCTGGAAGAGGGCCTGCGCCAGCACCGGACTTTCCTTGATCGGTACACCGTGCACCCGGGCTACTTCTTTAATGCGCTCGGCCACCTTCCGTTGCCCTTTAGCCACCACTTGCGGTGCGGAATCGATATCTTCTTCATTGTATTTTAAAGCTACCGCCACATGTACCGGGTTAGTAACAACCACGGTAGCCCGGGCTGCCTCCACCATCATGCGATTGCGACTCATCTCCCGCTGCATCATTCTCACCCGCGCGCGTACCTCCGGACTACCTTCCGTCTGCCGATATTCATCTTTCACTTCCTGCCGGGTCATGCGCAGTTTGCGCTTGTATTCCCAGCGCTGGTAGGTGAAGTCAGCGGCGGCCATTGCCAAGAAAGCGATGCCAACATAGACCCCGATCTTGAGTAGATCCAAGGCTAAAGCTCCAATGATCTGCAACGGCGTCATATAGGTCAAAAACGGGTAGTCCTTGACGCGGTCGGCCAAATAGAGGTAAATAATCATGCCAACGATGATCATCTTGAGGATGCCCTTGATCAACTCCACCAGGCCCCTCGTCGAGAAAATCCGCTTCAGGCCGGTGGCGGGATTGATCCGATCCCATTTGGGGCCCAGTGCCTTGGGGGCAAAAATTACCCCTACCTGTAAATAATTCACCAAGAGACCTATGACCACCACCAGCACCAGGACCGGCCCCAGGATAAAAACACCCCTTCCGGCCATCCAGGCCACTAGGGTTGGCAAACTCCTGGGATTGATGGATACCGTAGCCAGCGAGCTGTACACATCCTGAATAACTCCCGCAAGGCCGTACAAAAAGCTCTCGCCGTTAAAATAGAATAAAAGCAGGACGGAGAGCATCAGGGCGGCAGAGGTGAGTTCCATGCTTTTGGCGACATCACCTTTCTCCCGCGATTCCCTGATACGCTTCGGGGTCGCCTCTTCAGTGCGTTCCTGGGCCGGCTGTTCCGCCATATCAGCTCCTCAGGGTCGCCATTAAGGTTGCCACGTACTCCTGGAATTCAAAGTACATAGTG encodes the following:
- the flhB gene encoding flagellar biosynthesis protein FlhB, producing the protein MAEQPAQERTEEATPKRIRESREKGDVAKSMELTSAALMLSVLLLFYFNGESFLYGLAGVIQDVYSSLATVSINPRSLPTLVAWMAGRGVFILGPVLVLVVVIGLLVNYLQVGVIFAPKALGPKWDRINPATGLKRIFSTRGLVELIKGILKMIIVGMIIYLYLADRVKDYPFLTYMTPLQIIGALALDLLKIGVYVGIAFLAMAAADFTYQRWEYKRKLRMTRQEVKDEYRQTEGSPEVRARVRMMQREMSRNRMMVEAARATVVVTNPVHVAVALKYNEEDIDSAPQVVAKGQRKVAERIKEVARVHGVPIKESPVLAQALFQTCEIGDEIPYMYYQAVAEILAEIFWERFGRQRYRVNVAPML